The stretch of DNA atacctttcgtgccttctctgaacactatccagtcccaacctttttagcctctcccagaacgagagctctctctttcctgtgaccttcctagtgaaacatcttaggacttgttcaaccttttgcaaacttgctgaactcataggagcccaaatgggtgaagcatattcaagatgtggctgaacaatcgacttgtacagagttactATCGTGATTCTacctctggacttaaacgtgcgatatatccaaccacacgtttgaaaggctttacccaccttcaaatggatatgctcatcgaactttccattattttggagggctacacctagatctttcatagcCGTGACCTGCTCAATACCTTTAACTTCATTATCTGCGAGTGGAgaattcaaaggagttgacccaaaggttattgagcggaatttccattccgttcagggccataatactctcagcaacccaagaataAATTATTTCTAGGccttttgcaaggctagtgcaatcttggccatttcttccACAAACAAATTTATATTGTTAGCAtcagaagagagactggcagtaatactaagctcttgaagcggggcaacgagtataataaaaaggaggggccctaggatggaaccctgaggaacacctgacttgataGCATACATGTCAATGAGGGATCCCCTGACCTTAACagtttgcttcctatcatgaatgaagattctcatccaattgagaaccttccCTTGGATCctaatgtcatgaagtctattaagCAAAAGGCCATATTCTAGttcatcaaaggccttggcaaaatcaagatagaccaCATCAACTAACTCAagtctctctagttcctcagtAATCTGTTCTATATtatcaatcagttgggtaaccgtgctaaaatgtgctctgaacccatgctggctaggagtacttcattgacttcaagaaattcaactaGTTTGAACCTGAAGATCTTCTCAAataccttcgcaatattcgaattgagagaaattggcctatagttactaCGGAGCGACTtgtctccccctttgaaaactggagcaaCATGAGCTAgtttcagagaagagggaaacttgtcCTGATACAAGGTGCGACGCATTGAGTActagaaaacaggagcaagagcACGTGCACATTTTATCTGGAACTGAGACGTCACACCATCAAGGCCAGTAGAGCTCGAGAGACTCAaatccctgatggcctctggAGCATCTTGATTTGTGACAAGATCATCtatttgctcaaattgactaaccttctcaatctcaacagactcttcttcagagcaatgagctctGAAGAAGCAATGAAACAAGCAATCAAGCAAGAAGCAATGaaaaagatctaggtgtagccctccaaaataatggaaagttcgatgagcatatccatttgaaggtgggtaaagcctttcaaacgtgtggttggatatatcgcacgtttaagtccagaggtAGAATCACGATagtaactctgtacaagtcgattgttcagccacatcttgaatatgcttcacccatttgggctcctatgagttcagcaagtttgcaaaaggttgaacaagtcctaagatgtttcactaggaaggtcacaggaatgagagagctctcgttctgggagaggctaaaaaggttgggactggatagtgttcagagaaggcacgaaaggtatctgatactgtacgtctgcaaaagcatccatgggCTTTATCCCAACTCAGGTtttaggatcaattctagtgaccgtagctCTAGGCTCAATATGTGTTTTGAGGGCATCTCtaaatcataacctttcactttaatagtactgagtattacattccctgcagcgATTAGAAACGCACGTGAAAAATCAActcaaaccaaccaaaaaaTCGAATTATCTTTAGATATGTATTTATTCCTTCCTTTATTTTTCATGCCATTCTAGTTGTCGCAAAAAATGCACATTGCTATGATTGATTTCGttaaaaaggctgaagagcaactcgaatccagtaattgtgtttagtctccaaaaaagtcgGACGTggttcagggtaagatttaGAACCCCATCAAGAATGACCAATTGAAAACGGAGAGTAAAGTGGTTCAGAAGGTAAGGTCGAACCCAAAGGCTTTTGTCTCCTATGCAAACtcgaagagaaagatgaaacaccctgtaggtgGATGGtgaagccattaacaatgtagagGGTATGAcgaacatgcttggagatcgaTTATAgattgtgttttcaacttccgtagtcaataagcccttcaTCATAGAGGATTTAGCTGTCTGGCtcaatcagaccagggtgGTGGTTGAGCAACAGACTCACCCAGTACTTaagaagtcgactaatttgaccaatgtagaggttaagtaatatctcctcttgaaatagagtagGAAAAGACAATTGTAGAGaatagagaaaacagtctgtcctgtttgcCGGAAGCAGCCATGTCCTTAAGAAGGAAGAgactgtcagtttgaccaccctaaatggtgtcaaaagttttCAAGCTCGgtcttgagaagtacaatagttaAAAGGGATGTTTAAAGGCAGACTGTCCATTTTCCACCATTAcatgtcagacttggaaaaccATTTAAGTAGCATTCGGGATCAACCctactcaaattcgttggtagccCAAATATTCGTTTGAAACGAACACGTCGTATCTTTCGTATCCTTAATCTCCTTCAGGCTAAAGTAGGATTATTCGTTGTattaggtttttcaatttttcattttcaagaaaatttgagactcaatatgatcaagcaatACTTTGAGGGAGGGGGAAAGATTTCCAGAAGGCACAAAGAGTGCCCCTTAatctttttccacccattaTAGTACATTCTGCATAATGGCTTTTTACACAATATTTTTCGCTAAAACCGAAGGATAAATACATTTGTATTCGTCTCGTAATTGTTATGTTTCAATCTGTAACGAATTCCTTTACCTTAAACATCTTTTTCTAAGGATGCATTTATTGCCATGGATAGACAGGGCTTGAGTACCTCGTGACTTTGTGAGTATCGCTACCGGTATCACGTTACTTCATGAGTATTGCTATTAGTAACATGttatttttctgaaaaaaatgcGTTAGCATTTCCtactcaatttttttattccgTCTCAAATGGATTGACTTtcttgccactgatgggatcgAACAAATAATCACCAGTTgtttgtttcacgtcatatttattAAACGTTGAACAATTGTACAAACGGTTGTTTGCAGTTTCAGGCCCTCTTTTTACCTGCAAAGGTAACGGGTAATGGTAACGTGTTACTTTTTCTATCAACTATAGCGCAAGATTTTACTATCCAATTGCCTCAGATTCTCATTCAAGGTGGTATTGATTTTAGagaccatttttttactttgcaCTGAACAAAGATTTCAGAGGCGAGTGTTTTAAATGCTCGTACGTATGAacgtattttttttccattctattgcaataaccaagattttcatcacttacctctacttacctgtctttgtactatctgtaacttacctcttaccttttttcatgtgcattgaaccaattctagccatactcattgtgatatcactctctagtcaactattttattgcctttaccttcttgacatttttcttgttttattaacaaacctttgtataatgtatatacatcagattttattttatagttatttttatgCCAtggcatgaccaagagtcgcaataaaagattattattattatattactTGAACCAGCAATACCTTTTAGTGTTCAAAAACTTctagaaaaataatcttggcCACACAGCCGAAACTTTGTCATCCCTATAGTGAACCTTACGGACGTAATCATGTCGTGCATGTCCGGAAAAAAACAGATTATTGAAAGCCAGTATATACTTTTGTCCACAAGATAGAAACTGATACAAGTGCAAAAAATTCTCAGTATCGGTTGGTTTCaccaaattttgacctcaattgTAAAATATGATAATGCCAAGAATGGCAATCCTAAAACGTTCATCAGGATTTCGGGCCAATTGCCAAATTTCAGGATGAAAGAGCTATTGACAGGACAGCTTCAAAGTTCGAGTTTGCGTGAATTCCTTGTCACAGGCACCACCATTGAACACAAATTTAGATGGGCCTCGCCACAGCTGACTCTAGGCCTCACGATTGTTTTTGAGTGAGATGTAGCTAAGCGTGAGCGTTCCTTTGGTGGCACACCTGGATTTGCTTTATGAAGTGTTTGAGGGGTGACAATTTGACAGGATGTGCCTAAATGGCGAAGGTAAGACAAAAACTTAAAAATCTAGGTGCTAAGGTTTCATACTTATTGAAGAAGCAGGAAACAATGTAGAAGAAGatatttattttgaagttGTGAAGTCAAACTATTTAGCAACAATTTCGACTGCGGGATCCCCCGACacctcttcttcttgagcaGTAGGCTGAAGATTATTTGGAATATTGTCTTCATTGTCTGATTCTATTCCACCAGCATTGAGCAATCTTACAAGTTCTGGATCCTCCAAACATCCTTTGACAAATTCCTCGGTAGTTAATTCCCCGTCTCCATTGATATCCAACTCTCCAAAGATTTTATGTGCCCTTTCCGAGGCAGACTCCTTCAATAAATGAACAGTTCATTACAGTGGTTTGTTGTTCTAAATTTCGAAATACTTTTTCAGCATCATCAGTCATTACTCATTACCTTGCTCACGCCTTCCATCTCGTAAAGAGTTCCGATTATTTCGATCATTTCAGCCAAGTCAATTGTTCCACTGCCGTCCTTGTCATACATTTTGAACGCCCACCTGATGATAGAAATTGgtaaatttctttttaaacGTTAAATCCCTGGTTGTTCAGAAGGTGGACGCAAACTCCGAAACTTTATGCATTTACGAGAAAATTTTCAAGGTTCAGGGCTCGAATGCCAAATGAGGCAGGCTCCAAACTGATTTTGAATGTATAGCACAAAGTCTAGGGGAGAAAAGCGCAAGAGATTTCGAAGCACAGTGGACCAATATGCAAACTTCAATTTGGACCAATGGCACAAGACTTGGAAAGCCTGTTTTCACGTGAGAGTTGAAAACTTATTGGTAAGGCTtgggaaaaattgaagttacttttcaactttttgagttaaaaattcaaactcatcaCCACACTAAGCAAagccttcaattttttctaGTTGCCAGGCGGCATCTTTGGGTACCATTTTAGCCCATTAACCACCGTCACATGACGGGATGGTTATTTCTAATTTATATATGAAGCAGTCTTAACCCTCCTTCCCCTCCTACATGTGCATGATAAATTGATCGTCAAATAATTTGTTGTATACCTTATAAGTCTTTGTGACGAGAAAGCTCAGGCATTCAACTATTTCCAATAATTAATCAATTCAAACCACTAATTATCTTGTCCAATacttttttggcttgttcCTCTGACAAAGATCTGGCAACCATATAGTCTCAAGTTCATCAAAAATGCCTCTTGAACGGTTCTAAATACGTCAAGGAAGGGTACACGTAGGGTGCTCTGACACACTTCATTATTCTCATTCATATTAACTTCAATCTAATGGTCAAACTTGATGCCGATTCCAATAGAACCCAAAATCTATCaagacttttttcatttctggtaaATAAAGAAATCCGGTTTTTAAAGCGATCGTTTAACGAAGATGATGTAGTGTATGTATCGAACCAACTTACCTTAACTTTTCTTCAGGTGAACCAGAAGCTGTCATATCTGTTGCCATCATgaattccttgaaaaaaaatccttgtaCAAGTTTCTCCTTGTACCAATTTTTTGCCAGGGTGTgtgcaaatttttcaaatatcgGTTGATTTTACGTGGCATGATCCAGAAACAACTAACTCGAATGTAGACCGAGACGTGAAGGTAAAGAACTCGCAATTCCAATTATAGTCAAAGCAACACATTCTCCTTCAACTACATGCTCCAAAAGGTATCCTATTGAACAAAAGTATGACCAGAAAAAAGCACTCATTCACCCTCTCGACTGAGGTTTGAGAGTGCATAACTTTTGATGCAGTCGTTTGATTCACCAGCAGATTAAGGCTGAAGTGGAATTACATCCATAACCCCCCTAccctttttgaataaaattccaGAATGAGACAAACCAATTAAAACATCCACAATTGTATATATTGAAAATCCAACGAGGCACCTATCCTCGCAATCATCCAAGAATTAAGAAGAACATCACGTTGATTCAAATGAGGAATGTTCGGTCTTTCTGGTATTTTGCGTTCCTGTCCATATTTCAATCGTCAACATATGATCCAATTCATACCTTAAAGTCAATGCTGCCGTTGCCGTCCTTGTCAAAGATtcgaaatatttgatccacaaaaACTTTTGCATTTCCAGCTGGCAAAATCATTCCATACATGGCCTGAATTTTATCTTTGTCTAGCAAGCCGTCAGGACAATCAGCCTAcgagaagaaacaaaatgttgaTGAGTGATACTATTAAAAGTATCACCTCTTCAGGTCAATTCGTTTAATCATTATACCACAAAATACCTTGAACCCTTTGTACCATTCTCTGATTTCTTGTTCATCATAGcgggtgtttttttttaagaaatcgATGTCATCTTGAGTTAGTGACATTGAAGAGtgctgatttttctttctcttatgAGTTCCTTTGCCTCGACCGTGACGTCGGCTCGAAGAGCTTGAACCACTCCCACCTGATGTTCCAGAGCTTCGACGCAGATCCGACGAcatgattttttgtttaaagATCAAACTTGACTTTAAGTTGTGAATGGCTTCActtaatcaaataaaaaagagatTTTGTTTTACGTCCCTGGATATACTTCCGATAGTGGCTGTGTTGGTCCACTAATCCATGATGGAActaaaagtggaaaaagtaAACTTCTCTTGCCACTTCCAAGTACCCGCATGTTTTTACAGGACCCATCAGTAATATTGGCTGGACTTGTATAATAGATCCAAAATAAAACAGagtttttttgattgttttacTTGTTTCTTGGGCTACTTGGGCAGACGGTTTCAcaactgaaaaaaaagcttGTGAATAGCTTACGCTCAAAAAGACAAGGTTTAGCAACACAATGGATTAACCCTTAGTCGCCTTTAATATTGATAGTGGGCTGATATCAAATAATTTAGCTGTTGAGTGTTGGTAGAACCCACCCTTCTCATTGGCCGATCTATTTTTGGTCACTTGGAAACTCTTCAGACCAAGACAAAACTGTTCTTCTCTAGCTGAGgcttgattttcttttggattAGAATAATGCTCTTTTGCGTTGACtctttcatgattttcaacttcatgCAATATGAAGAAGAGAGCACAAAACTTGTTAatccatttttgtttgataattaTGCATCTAATAGCTGGGGGATTTGGGAAGTAATAATGGATTCGAGCGACGACTTCATTTATGAAATCAACTCCGTTCATCCTCTAAGGTAATCCTTTTGATGAAAtggctttcttttttgaagaatattTTCTATCTCCATTGGAATTTGTTTTCATCTTCCTGAAGAAATATTTGACCCCTTCGCCTGTAGGCAAGATATCATAAAATTCgtttcttttgctttcatgAGTGCTGACATTATGTCTTGATGACTTTGTGACGACCAACGGAGTAAGTTTTATCAATACTCCGAGACACAGGGTGAGGAAACGAGGCTTTAATTCAATTATGTGTGGAATAAATCACGTCACATTTTATTCCTTCAAGGTTATGACGATGCAATAAGCAGGTTGGGATTAACTTTTTTAGGACGTACCTTATGCATCACAACTTGTGAAAATGCAAGAGCACCCTGTAGGTCATGGTTGGTTGTCATTgctaaaagaatgaaatgccTGGAAGACAAATCGAAAGTCGTTCCTTCGCATGAGGGGAATGTGAAAAGCATTTACTACCTCAGGTAGATTTAGTGTTTCTCTATTTGTTCACACAATCAACAAAGTATAAATGAGTCAAGGGGCATAAAGGATATCTCTTTTTAGTATTGCGTGGATAGTCGTGAGTACATCACAAACAGTAACAAGAAACAATGGGTGGGAAGAAGGGTTCCATATGGGCTTTTGGGAGACTAAAaccttttccaaatttcaagcaCAACAACTGATGAAGATTGTTAGGGAGAAATTTATCAAGCTTCTTCTTGAAATGAGAGAAACTACGCGAAACTTTAATTGTCGTTTTACTAATGACTCATTACTTTTTCCAGGCGAAGAGGTCCATGCGAACGAAAAATAATCGTATTCAAAAGCTCAATAGAGCTGAGACAAGGTTTTCCCCGATTAGACAGCAAGAATGGCTCCCCACGACAAAGAGAATCCCACTTACACAAATTGGGCTTTGCTCACCTTGAGTGGGAACACTACAGTTCTAAGACTCCATCAAAAAGACTTCAACTACCAGCTACAACGCAACTTTAATACGTTAACTGATTCATCATCTTTACGCCTTACCATTAGTTCGATAACTTACACGCCAACAATTCTTGTCAACGCTACACTGAATGGTTCTCAAGAAAAGCAGGGCGACCTCATATCACTATTAACTGAATTTGCAAGGGAAAACAAGACTCTAGTCACCTTCAGCGAAGATCGATTTCAAGTGGTTGATGTTTTGCCTTCGAGTGGCATTATGGCCCCGAAGCTAATGTTTCCCTCTCCTTCCTTGGTGAGCACAATAATCTACGCCGGAGTTTGGGCTCTATTGGTgctgtttctttttgtttgctcGATGACATTGGTTTGGCATTATTTCATCACCAAAAGAACAACAGGGACATCCTCCAAGACTAATAGTTCTAACGCAATGTTAGAGCAACCTGAAAATTATGCTCCATTTCATCAACCAATCTACCAATTCGAACCAAGTCCGACAAGATACTATCATGGTTTCACAACGGGTCTCCATCAAAATCTACATCCTGAGGAcgctttcaatttgaacaccCATGTTGATGCACCTCTGGCTTtattggaagaggaagatggTTTAAACTCCTATGAAAAGTTAAAACAGGCGGAGCGGAAAGAATCGccaagaaattcaatgaaaacaaaacctGATAAGATTAGGCTCCTTAATTTCCATCGCCATAGCGGAGGTGG from Tigriopus californicus strain San Diego chromosome 3, Tcal_SD_v2.1, whole genome shotgun sequence encodes:
- the LOC131878201 gene encoding neuronal calcium sensor 2-like, which encodes MSSDLRRSSGTSGGSGSSSSSRRHGRGKGTHKRKKNQHSSMSLTQDDIDFLKKNTRYDEQEIREWYKGFKADCPDGLLDKDKIQAMYGMILPAGNAKVFVDQIFRIFDKDGNGSIDFKEFMMATDMTASGSPEEKLRWAFKMYDKDGSGTIDLAEMIEIIGTLYEMEGVSKESASERAHKIFGELDINGDGELTTEEFVKGCLEDPELVRLLNAGGIESDNEDNIPNNLQPTAQEEEVSGDPAVEIVAK
- the LOC131878200 gene encoding uncharacterized protein LOC131878200 — its product is MAPHDKENPTYTNWALLTLSGNTTVLRLHQKDFNYQLQRNFNTLTDSSSLRLTISSITYTPTILVNATLNGSQEKQGDLISLLTEFARENKTLVTFSEDRFQVVDVLPSSGIMAPKLMFPSPSLVSTIIYAGVWALLVLFLFVCSMTLVWHYFITKRTTGTSSKTNSSNAMLEQPENYAPFHQPIYQFEPSPTRYYHGFTTGLHQNLHPEDAFNLNTHVDAPLALLEEEDGLNSYEKLKQAERKESPRNSMKTKPDKIRLLNFHRHSGGGFLPMHSVFGATSSDYTSSSTQAQTNAKQWEDLNPLSNQLELTQEQIYKDIEPILKNLGLSVAPSRW